A single region of the Candidatus Acidulodesulfobacterium acidiphilum genome encodes:
- a CDS encoding rhodanese-like domain-containing protein has translation MKKFIILSLSVIFLLSSAAVSYAGNFNQMLAQKAYQAMNPHHVSSKPNAVGIVGVPQILAPVLYKEYIVEHNPKQYFLLDVREHAAFVKMGHIAGAHNIPLQVLFTPKYLKMLPKHRTIISICYVGQWESMAAALLKTMGYNVKILRFGMSSWNPKIDLLHRNKIAFGNFPLVH, from the coding sequence ATGAAAAAGTTTATTATTTTAAGTTTGAGCGTGATTTTTTTACTTTCGTCTGCGGCAGTTTCTTATGCCGGAAATTTTAACCAAATGTTGGCGCAAAAGGCTTATCAAGCGATGAACCCTCATCACGTAAGTTCAAAGCCTAATGCGGTGGGAATAGTCGGCGTTCCTCAAATTTTAGCGCCGGTGCTTTATAAAGAATATATTGTAGAACATAATCCGAAACAATATTTTCTGTTAGACGTCAGAGAACATGCTGCATTCGTGAAAATGGGACATATAGCCGGAGCGCATAATATACCTTTACAGGTTCTTTTCACGCCTAAGTATTTAAAAATGCTTCCAAAACATAGGACGATTATAAGCATTTGCTACGTGGGACAGTGGGAGTCAATGGCCGCGGCATTATTAAAGACGATGGGCTATAACGTGAAAATATTAAGATTCGGCATGTCGTCTTGGAATCCAAAAATAGACTTGCTTCATAGAAATAAAATAGCATTTGGAAACTTCCCGCTCGTACATTAA